The following proteins are co-located in the Candidatus Edwardsbacteria bacterium genome:
- a CDS encoding GDP-L-fucose synthase — translation MEWWDSKKVVVTGGNGFLGSFLVQKLRDIGCQNIFVPDIKDYDLVSFGAVKRLYRDAHPDIVIHLAAKVGGIGANREKPGEFFYDNLMMGTQLMEIGRQSGIEKFVALGTICCYPKFAPVPFKEDDVWNGYPEETNAPYGLAKKMLLVQSQAYRQQYGFNSIFLMPVNLYGPRDNFDPGSSHVIPALIKKIHDAQVAGQKEIIVWGTGKATREFLYVEDAAEGVLLASERYQKSDPVNLGAGFEISIKELVELIARLMKFDGSIIWDSTKPDGQPRRMLDTSLAEREFGFKATTNFEAGLQQTIEWYLKK, via the coding sequence ATGGAGTGGTGGGACAGTAAAAAAGTGGTAGTAACCGGGGGTAACGGGTTCTTAGGTTCCTTCCTGGTCCAGAAACTACGAGACATCGGCTGCCAAAATATATTCGTTCCAGACATAAAGGATTATGATCTGGTAAGTTTTGGCGCTGTTAAGCGGTTATACCGCGATGCCCATCCTGATATAGTCATTCATTTGGCGGCCAAGGTGGGCGGGATCGGTGCCAATCGGGAGAAGCCCGGAGAGTTTTTTTATGACAATCTGATGATGGGCACCCAACTGATGGAGATCGGCAGACAATCCGGGATTGAAAAATTCGTGGCGCTGGGAACCATCTGCTGCTATCCCAAGTTTGCCCCGGTGCCTTTTAAAGAAGACGATGTCTGGAACGGCTACCCCGAGGAAACCAACGCTCCTTACGGCCTTGCTAAAAAAATGCTGTTAGTCCAATCGCAAGCCTACCGGCAGCAGTATGGCTTTAACTCGATTTTTCTGATGCCGGTAAATTTGTACGGTCCCCGGGATAATTTTGACCCCGGGTCGTCGCATGTCATTCCCGCCTTGATCAAAAAGATACACGATGCCCAGGTCGCTGGCCAAAAAGAAATAATTGTTTGGGGAACGGGAAAAGCAACTAGGGAATTTTTATATGTTGAGGATGCCGCCGAAGGCGTTCTGCTGGCGTCCGAAAGATACCAAAAATCGGACCCCGTCAACCTGGGGGCCGGTTTCGAGATCTCGATCAAAGAACTGGTGGAACTGATTGCCCGGCTGATGAAGTTTGACGGAAGTATCATTTGGGATAGCACCAAGCCGGACGGGCAGCCCAGGCGAATGCTGGATACCAGCCTGGCGGAGCGGGAGTTCGGCTTCAAGGCCACGACAAATTTTGAGGCAGGGCTGCAGCAGACCATTGAATGGTATTTGAAAAAATAG